The Microcoleus sp. AS-A8 genome contains a region encoding:
- a CDS encoding flotillin family protein → MNAQPKFSSFFEQDVAVVQVGQVPSNSPVSNQKNGFEGLLWGSLPIALSIFGVIVFVWFIKSFLCICKPNEVLILSGRKRRTKDGQEIGYRVLTGGRAIRIPIVETIKRMDVTTMPVRVEVKNAYAKGGTPLNIQAIANVKISTDPAVVGNAIERFLDRDRSELTRVSRETLEGYLRGVVATLTPEELNEDRLSFAERIASDVSRDLTKLGLQLDILKIQSVSDDVDYLKSLGRRQIALIIRDAEIAESNAIAEAEQIEAECEEHAEVAKTQNRIIVQEKENELRKIKAKLEQKSRSEEEITTAAAKEKKAKAEQVLQAFRAELERLRLEVDEVLPAEAQRQAKELRARGDAAFLEENAKAAALVNEILSQVWQETGTEASELFLIQQIEMVLQEAVQIPKRIQLDKVNVIDNGDGKSLASLVNVYPEIVSQFLKNVDKTLGIDVLGTLNNQSHLQKSLLPGINRDI, encoded by the coding sequence ATGAATGCTCAACCAAAATTTAGCTCATTTTTCGAGCAAGATGTTGCCGTTGTACAAGTCGGACAAGTTCCATCAAACAGCCCCGTCAGTAATCAAAAAAATGGCTTTGAAGGACTACTATGGGGCAGTCTCCCCATTGCGCTTTCCATCTTTGGCGTTATTGTATTTGTTTGGTTTATTAAATCCTTTTTGTGCATCTGTAAACCCAATGAAGTATTAATTCTTTCAGGACGCAAACGACGTACCAAAGATGGGCAAGAAATTGGCTACCGCGTACTAACTGGGGGACGAGCCATTCGCATCCCCATTGTCGAAACCATCAAACGCATGGACGTAACGACAATGCCAGTACGGGTAGAGGTGAAGAATGCCTATGCCAAGGGAGGAACGCCACTGAATATCCAGGCGATCGCCAATGTGAAAATCTCCACCGATCCGGCAGTAGTGGGGAATGCGATCGAACGATTTCTCGATCGCGATCGCTCAGAACTTACCCGTGTTTCACGAGAAACTTTAGAAGGTTATCTTCGGGGTGTTGTCGCAACTCTAACCCCGGAAGAACTCAACGAAGATCGTCTGAGTTTCGCCGAACGAATTGCCTCCGATGTTAGCCGCGATCTAACTAAGTTGGGGTTACAATTGGATATCTTAAAAATTCAAAGTGTTTCCGATGACGTAGACTATCTAAAATCCTTGGGACGCAGGCAAATTGCTCTAATTATCCGAGATGCTGAGATTGCAGAATCCAATGCAATTGCCGAAGCCGAACAGATAGAAGCTGAATGCGAAGAACATGCCGAAGTTGCCAAAACTCAAAATCGGATTATTGTTCAAGAAAAAGAGAACGAACTCCGTAAAATTAAGGCAAAACTAGAACAAAAATCTCGCTCAGAAGAAGAAATCACCACAGCAGCCGCTAAAGAAAAGAAAGCCAAAGCAGAACAAGTACTACAAGCATTTAGAGCCGAGTTAGAACGCTTACGTTTAGAGGTGGATGAAGTTTTGCCAGCAGAAGCCCAACGACAAGCAAAAGAACTCCGCGCCAGAGGAGATGCCGCCTTCTTGGAAGAAAATGCCAAAGCCGCCGCCTTAGTCAACGAGATCCTCTCCCAAGTTTGGCAAGAAACAGGAACGGAGGCTTCCGAGTTGTTCTTGATTCAGCAAATCGAAATGGTACTCCAGGAAGCCGTACAAATTCCCAAGCGAATTCAACTTGATAAAGTGAATGTTATTGACAACGGCGATGGTAAATCTTTAGCCAGTTTAGTCAACGTTTATCCAGAAATTGTTTCTCAGTTCCTCAAGAATGTTGATAAAACTCTTGGCATTGATGTACTAGGCACCCTCAACAATCAAAGCCATCTCCAGAAATCCCTTTTACCGGGGATTAACAGAGATATTTAG
- a CDS encoding SPFH domain-containing protein, with amino-acid sequence MEFIALLLGIFGAGAGASFVVIRNFYYICQPSEVLIFAGNRTQIADGKEVGYRLVKGGSSIQVPLLERAFRMDLTNMIIELRVSNAYSKGGIPLTVEGVANIKIAGEEPTIHNAIERLLGKSRKDIEQLAKETLEGNLRGVLASLTPEQVNEDKIAFAKILLEEAEDDLEKLGLVLDNLQIKNISDEVRYLDSIGRKQQAELLRDARIAEAKARAESIIQASENDRITALRRIERDLQVAKAEAERRVRDALTKRTAVVAEVESVVGAEVARVQAEVAVQTERIKQVENQLQADVVAPAEAECKTAIAKARGDAARIVEDGKAQAAGTKHLAESWKTAGASAREIFLLQKLEPLLKTMAAGVPEVEVQNLTVIDAQNGSNVTKMASFLEQLRQTTGVDIAKVAGHLAGGEPTSNGSQHQG; translated from the coding sequence ATGGAATTCATCGCTTTACTACTAGGGATTTTTGGTGCTGGTGCTGGTGCGAGTTTCGTCGTCATTCGCAACTTTTACTACATTTGCCAGCCCAGTGAAGTGCTAATTTTTGCCGGAAATCGTACCCAAATCGCCGATGGCAAGGAAGTCGGATACCGCTTAGTCAAAGGGGGTAGCAGTATTCAAGTCCCCTTGTTAGAGCGTGCCTTCCGCATGGATTTGACCAACATGATTATCGAACTACGGGTATCCAATGCCTACTCGAAAGGCGGGATTCCCCTAACCGTAGAAGGGGTGGCAAACATCAAAATTGCTGGTGAAGAACCCACGATTCATAATGCGATCGAGCGTCTGCTAGGCAAAAGTCGTAAGGACATCGAACAGTTGGCAAAGGAAACCCTAGAGGGAAATCTACGAGGAGTCTTAGCCAGCCTGACACCTGAACAGGTGAACGAAGACAAAATAGCTTTTGCCAAAATCTTGCTAGAAGAAGCTGAAGATGACTTAGAAAAGCTGGGCTTAGTATTGGATAATCTCCAAATCAAGAATATTTCCGACGAGGTTCGCTATCTGGATTCGATTGGACGCAAGCAGCAGGCAGAATTGTTGCGGGATGCACGAATCGCGGAAGCGAAAGCTAGGGCAGAGTCAATTATCCAGGCATCGGAAAACGATCGCATTACCGCACTTAGACGCATTGAGCGGGATTTACAAGTGGCGAAAGCGGAGGCGGAACGAAGAGTTAGAGATGCGCTCACCAAGCGGACGGCGGTAGTAGCTGAGGTAGAGTCTGTCGTGGGAGCAGAAGTGGCGCGGGTTCAAGCTGAAGTGGCAGTGCAGACGGAGCGCATCAAGCAGGTAGAAAATCAGTTACAGGCGGATGTAGTGGCACCCGCAGAGGCAGAATGTAAAACAGCGATCGCAAAAGCCAGAGGGGATGCGGCGCGTATCGTGGAAGATGGTAAGGCGCAAGCCGCCGGAACCAAGCACTTGGCGGAATCTTGGAAGACAGCAGGTGCATCTGCTCGCGAAATCTTCCTCTTGCAGAAGCTCGAACCCCTACTCAAAACAATGGCGGCTGGAGTGCCGGAGGTGGAGGTACAAAACTTAACCGTAATTGATGCTCAAAATGGCAGCAATGTGACGAAGATGGCATCTTTCTTAGAGCAGCTACGTCAAACTACAGGTGTGGATATTGCTAAAGTTGCTGGTCATCTGGCAGGGGGTGAACCGACTAGCAATGGGAGCCAGCATCAAGGTTAA
- a CDS encoding cytochrome P450, whose amino-acid sequence MVQQISEVLVLEDGQALPPGTTTPPRKPNWYDTFSYIANPDRFCRQNLEQYGPIFNTGVFGGTTIFLGDARAIQMAFNGDLKYTEIALPSTTMDMFGEYSLFQRPDLHRQRKSALRPGLTGQALDGYLPYINDAIAQGIHNWPTPSKMAIYPAVEPICFDVLVPLLLGVRLDDAKPETFEGLPVSSKAELKALYKTFFDGFYGLSKWKSSFTAYGRGLKARAALIDFMGAVVKKRRTEGKAIDSTADFLAMMLASQQENPDGVFSDALIENQCLLELWASHYNISGLVCSLMYQLGSHPQIVQKLREEQTRVVDGQSNFSTFSSAHLKQMEFLEVAIKETLRTLPPSSTANRRLTKSVVLDGVLYEKGCVLIAEPRLAHIRPEHFHEPEVFAPERFLPERGEGKMYEFIPFGGGVHACLGAQMAMLMTKVFASHVLRRFDWTLTGEAKFVQFPLKKIKDNYQIDIKLRGN is encoded by the coding sequence ATGGTGCAACAGATTAGTGAGGTACTTGTACTGGAGGACGGACAAGCGCTGCCTCCAGGGACTACGACTCCACCCCGAAAGCCCAATTGGTATGACACGTTTAGTTACATAGCGAATCCCGATCGCTTCTGCCGCCAAAATCTGGAACAGTATGGCCCCATCTTCAACACAGGCGTTTTTGGTGGCACCACCATCTTTTTGGGCGACGCTAGGGCGATTCAAATGGCGTTTAATGGCGACTTGAAATATACAGAGATTGCCTTGCCAAGCACCACGATGGATATGTTCGGCGAGTACAGTCTGTTTCAGCGCCCTGATTTACATCGCCAGCGTAAAAGTGCGCTGCGTCCTGGACTGACGGGTCAAGCGCTGGATGGATATCTGCCTTATATTAATGATGCGATCGCGCAGGGCATTCACAACTGGCCTACCCCTAGTAAGATGGCGATATACCCAGCCGTAGAACCAATCTGCTTTGACGTACTCGTTCCCTTACTGCTGGGAGTTCGCTTGGATGACGCAAAGCCAGAAACGTTTGAGGGATTGCCTGTATCCTCCAAAGCCGAACTGAAGGCGTTGTATAAAACCTTCTTTGATGGCTTCTATGGCTTATCCAAGTGGAAGTCTTCCTTCACAGCTTACGGTCGAGGATTGAAGGCACGCGCTGCACTGATCGATTTTATGGGTGCAGTTGTGAAAAAGCGGCGGACAGAGGGTAAGGCGATCGACTCCACAGCGGACTTCCTCGCGATGATGTTAGCCAGCCAGCAGGAAAATCCGGATGGAGTATTTAGTGATGCCCTGATTGAAAACCAATGCCTTTTGGAGTTGTGGGCATCACATTACAATATCTCCGGACTGGTGTGTTCGCTCATGTACCAACTCGGAAGCCACCCACAGATAGTACAGAAGCTGCGGGAGGAGCAGACACGGGTGGTAGATGGACAGAGCAACTTCAGCACATTCTCCTCTGCTCATTTGAAGCAGATGGAATTTCTGGAGGTGGCAATCAAGGAGACACTACGCACCTTACCTCCCAGTTCTACCGCTAACCGCCGACTCACCAAATCTGTGGTACTCGATGGCGTACTGTATGAAAAGGGTTGTGTCCTCATTGCAGAGCCGCGCCTTGCCCACATCAGGCCCGAACACTTTCACGAACCAGAGGTATTTGCTCCGGAGCGCTTCCTGCCAGAACGCGGTGAAGGCAAGATGTATGAGTTTATTCCGTTTGGCGGCGGCGTCCATGCGTGTCTAGGGGCACAGATGGCGATGTTGATGACTAAGGTGTTCGCCTCTCATGTACTACGTCGCTTTGACTGGACACTGACGGGTGAGGCTAAGTTTGTGCAGTTTCCCCTCAAGAAGATTAAGGATAATTATCAAATTGACATCAAACTGCGGGGTAATTAA
- a CDS encoding MoaD/ThiS family protein has translation MSESSVSVTVKLFAAYQEAYGVPELVLKFPPQTSVSAVLDTLITEHPELSQWRNLTRFGVNLQFVESDTILQDGDEVVLIPPVSGG, from the coding sequence ATGTCTGAATCTTCTGTTAGTGTCACTGTCAAACTATTCGCCGCCTACCAAGAAGCCTACGGTGTTCCAGAGCTAGTGCTGAAATTTCCTCCACAAACATCTGTATCTGCTGTACTAGACACCCTGATCACCGAACACCCAGAACTCTCTCAGTGGCGCAACCTCACCCGCTTTGGTGTCAATCTCCAGTTCGTTGAGTCAGACACTATTCTCCAAGATGGCGATGAAGTAGTACTAATTCCACCCGTTAGCGGTGGCTGA
- a CDS encoding antibiotic biosynthesis monooxygenase, protein MTFISVTRLRVRSPLFLPLFLWNVWLTARQSTNTPGFVGGQLLRDANQTFWTITAWEEQAAMKMYRNSGAHRSVMPRIQDWCDEASVVHWLQENRTLPNWDEVHRRMVAEGFPTRLAHASPAHLQRDIPKPSSSKGLVLRPKTTPIETRNSHQGKLYEK, encoded by the coding sequence ATGACGTTTATTTCAGTGACACGTCTACGTGTGCGATCGCCTCTATTCCTGCCACTGTTCTTATGGAATGTTTGGCTGACGGCAAGGCAGAGTACCAACACTCCTGGATTTGTGGGAGGGCAGCTTTTGAGAGACGCGAACCAAACGTTTTGGACAATAACCGCTTGGGAGGAACAGGCGGCAATGAAGATGTATCGCAATTCAGGCGCACACCGCAGCGTGATGCCGCGTATTCAGGATTGGTGTGATGAAGCGTCTGTGGTTCACTGGCTACAAGAAAACCGTACCCTCCCGAATTGGGACGAGGTTCACCGCCGCATGGTGGCAGAAGGTTTTCCGACTAGATTAGCTCACGCCTCTCCAGCTCATCTTCAGCGAGATATCCCCAAACCCTCGTCATCTAAAGGATTAGTGTTACGTCCCAAAACAACACCAATAGAGACGAGGAACTCGCATCAGGGGAAACTCTACGAAAAATAA
- the thrC gene encoding threonine synthase yields the protein MTQATQHQTQQTSATFKALKCKECGTEYEPQAIHVCEECFGPLEVSYDYDALRRHVTRETIQAGPNSIWRYRPFLPVMTDNPIDVGTGMTPLVKSNRLARRLGLKNLYIKNDAVNMPTLSFKDRVVSVALTRAKELGFSTVSCASTGNLANSTAAIAAHAGLDCCVFIPADLEAGKVLGTLIYSPTVMAVEGNYDQVNRLCCEVANTHGWGFVNINLRPYYSEGSKTLGYEVAEQLGWKLPDHIVAPLASGSLFTKIYKGFQEFIQVGLVDDKKVRFSGAQADGCSPIAQAFREGRDFVTPVKPNTIAKSIAIGNPADGVYAVDIAQKTGGNIESVSDAEIVEGMKLLAETEGIFTETAGGTTIAVLKKLVEAGKIDPDETTVVYITGNGLKTQEAIQGYIGEPLTIEPKLDSFERALERSHTLDRLEWQQVLI from the coding sequence ATGACCCAGGCGACCCAGCACCAGACACAACAGACATCTGCCACATTTAAAGCCCTCAAATGTAAAGAATGTGGGACAGAGTACGAACCCCAAGCCATACACGTTTGTGAAGAGTGTTTTGGTCCCCTGGAAGTAAGCTATGACTACGACGCCCTCCGCCGTCATGTAACCCGCGAAACGATTCAGGCTGGCCCGAATTCAATTTGGCGCTATCGTCCTTTCCTACCCGTCATGACCGATAACCCCATTGATGTGGGTACAGGTATGACGCCCTTAGTGAAATCGAACCGCTTGGCACGACGCCTGGGTCTGAAAAACCTCTATATCAAGAATGATGCCGTTAACATGCCCACCCTCAGCTTCAAAGATAGGGTGGTGTCCGTTGCTCTGACTAGAGCGAAAGAACTTGGTTTCTCGACGGTATCCTGTGCTAGCACGGGTAACTTAGCTAATTCTACAGCTGCGATCGCAGCTCACGCCGGTCTGGATTGTTGCGTCTTCATCCCCGCCGATTTAGAAGCGGGTAAAGTTCTCGGTACCCTAATCTACAGCCCCACCGTTATGGCTGTGGAAGGCAACTATGACCAAGTCAACCGCCTCTGTTGTGAAGTTGCCAATACACATGGTTGGGGATTTGTCAATATCAACCTGCGTCCTTACTACTCCGAAGGCTCTAAAACCCTGGGCTATGAAGTGGCTGAACAATTAGGCTGGAAGCTACCGGATCACATCGTTGCCCCTCTAGCTTCGGGTTCCCTATTCACCAAAATCTACAAGGGCTTCCAAGAATTCATTCAAGTGGGTTTGGTTGACGATAAAAAAGTCCGCTTCAGTGGCGCACAGGCAGACGGCTGTTCCCCCATCGCTCAAGCGTTCCGGGAAGGACGGGACTTTGTCACCCCGGTTAAGCCCAACACCATTGCTAAGTCGATTGCCATTGGCAACCCGGCGGATGGCGTGTACGCGGTGGACATTGCCCAAAAAACCGGTGGCAATATTGAATCCGTCAGCGATGCAGAAATTGTGGAAGGGATGAAGCTGTTGGCGGAAACTGAAGGCATCTTCACCGAAACCGCAGGTGGCACGACAATCGCTGTGTTGAAGAAATTGGTAGAAGCTGGGAAAATTGATCCCGATGAAACGACAGTGGTTTACATCACGGGCAACGGTTTGAAAACTCAAGAAGCCATTCAAGGCTACATTGGGGAACCCTTGACGATTGAGCCGAAGTTGGATAGTTTTGAGCGGGCATTAGAGCGTTCGCATACCCTCGACCGCCTAGAATGGCAACAAGTTCTGATTTAA
- a CDS encoding MoaD/ThiS family protein codes for MAITVLIPTALQKFTNNQSSLDCTGNSVAELIESMESNCPGIKSRLCDENGKPRRFLNFYVNSEDIRFLEGTDTPLKDGDEVSIVPAVAGG; via the coding sequence ATGGCTATAACAGTTCTGATTCCTACTGCTCTGCAAAAATTTACCAACAACCAGTCTTCTCTCGACTGCACTGGCAACAGTGTGGCTGAGTTGATTGAGTCCATGGAAAGTAATTGTCCTGGGATTAAATCCCGCCTGTGTGATGAGAACGGTAAGCCGCGTCGCTTTTTGAACTTCTATGTGAACAGCGAAGACATCCGATTCTTAGAAGGTACCGATACACCTCTCAAAGATGGCGATGAAGTGAGCATTGTGCCGGCTGTGGCAGGTGGTTGA
- a CDS encoding DUF2996 domain-containing protein: MAEEKSPQPEAEVAEVTSPSPNPNAGESGTPAESIEHAPSSDEPQATDFPSANAPDPTAANPDVNPNATGDKPTAVGENSQTTSQTSVEESAKTAEDETGKKPAAKKPAAAGDKPAAGAKAKKEKPPAPEDKPFNEFIEQEYLPALKSALAEQGVKDLEVTFVKDKIQMSGLSQNGGCWQVRGNWQSGQRQFSVYFPDEDINKQKAFSCATNGAKASILESFMIDERKVTLDLLVFYTIQRLNAQKWLAWN; this comes from the coding sequence ATGGCAGAAGAAAAAAGTCCTCAGCCAGAGGCAGAGGTAGCAGAAGTTACATCTCCTTCTCCCAATCCGAACGCTGGAGAATCGGGAACTCCAGCCGAATCGATCGAACATGCTCCAAGTTCGGATGAACCCCAGGCAACGGATTTTCCCTCCGCTAACGCCCCCGATCCTACAGCCGCAAATCCAGATGTCAACCCCAACGCGACTGGGGATAAACCGACGGCTGTAGGTGAAAACAGCCAAACCACCAGTCAAACCTCTGTTGAAGAGTCGGCTAAGACTGCTGAAGACGAAACTGGTAAAAAGCCGGCGGCGAAAAAGCCAGCAGCGGCAGGAGACAAGCCAGCAGCAGGCGCAAAAGCCAAGAAAGAGAAGCCGCCAGCACCTGAAGATAAGCCCTTCAATGAATTTATCGAGCAAGAATATTTACCAGCCTTGAAGAGTGCCTTGGCTGAACAAGGCGTTAAAGATTTAGAGGTGACATTTGTCAAGGACAAAATCCAGATGTCTGGCTTAAGTCAAAATGGTGGCTGCTGGCAGGTAAGGGGAAACTGGCAAAGCGGACAACGTCAATTCAGTGTTTATTTCCCGGATGAGGATATCAACAAACAGAAAGCGTTCTCCTGTGCCACAAATGGCGCTAAGGCCAGTATTTTAGAGTCTTTCATGATTGATGAACGTAAAGTGACGCTAGACTTGCTGGTGTTTTACACGATCCAACGACTGAACGCTCAGAAGTGGCTAGCGTGGAATTAG
- the acsF gene encoding magnesium-protoporphyrin IX monomethyl ester (oxidative) cyclase yields MVDSLKKPGFEEIRPGVKVPAKETLLTPRFYTTDFEEMARMDLSPNEDELLAILEEFRTDYNRHHFVRDAEFEQSWDHIDGETRQLFVEFLERSCTAEFSGFLLYKELGRRLKDKNPLLAECFTLMSRDEARHAGFLNKAMSDFNLSLDLGFLTKNHKYTFFKPKFIFYATYLSEKIGYWRYITIYRHLEKHPEDRIYPIFRFFENWCQDENRHGDFFDAIMKAQPQFLNDWKAKLWSRFFLLSVFATMYLNDIQRADFYASLGLDAREYDKYVIEKTNETAARVFPVILDVDKAEFYDRLEICIKNNEKLGAIASSNTPKFLQFFQKLPLYVSNGWQFLRLYLMKPIETASLQGVAR; encoded by the coding sequence ATGGTAGATTCTCTTAAAAAACCAGGCTTTGAAGAAATACGACCAGGGGTGAAAGTCCCGGCGAAGGAAACCCTACTGACGCCCCGGTTCTACACAACCGACTTTGAAGAAATGGCGCGGATGGATCTCTCGCCCAATGAGGACGAGCTTTTAGCCATCCTCGAAGAGTTCCGCACGGATTACAATCGTCACCATTTTGTTCGGGATGCCGAGTTTGAGCAGTCCTGGGATCACATTGATGGGGAAACCCGCCAATTGTTCGTTGAGTTTTTAGAACGCTCCTGTACGGCAGAGTTTTCCGGTTTCTTACTCTACAAAGAACTGGGACGCCGTTTAAAAGACAAAAATCCCCTTTTGGCTGAGTGCTTTACCCTGATGTCTCGCGATGAGGCACGTCATGCAGGGTTCCTTAACAAGGCGATGTCAGATTTCAACCTGTCGCTGGATTTGGGATTCCTCACTAAGAATCACAAGTACACCTTCTTTAAGCCCAAGTTTATTTTCTACGCCACTTACCTCTCGGAGAAGATTGGTTACTGGCGCTACATCACTATTTACCGTCACCTGGAGAAGCACCCCGAAGATCGGATTTATCCCATTTTCCGATTCTTTGAAAACTGGTGTCAGGATGAGAACCGTCATGGTGATTTCTTTGATGCCATTATGAAGGCTCAGCCTCAGTTTCTCAATGATTGGAAGGCGAAGCTGTGGAGTCGGTTCTTCTTGTTGTCGGTGTTTGCGACGATGTATCTCAACGACATCCAAAGGGCTGACTTCTACGCCAGTTTAGGCTTAGATGCCCGTGAGTATGATAAGTATGTGATTGAGAAGACGAACGAAACAGCAGCACGGGTGTTTCCGGTGATTCTGGATGTGGATAAGGCGGAGTTTTACGATCGCCTGGAAATTTGCATCAAGAATAATGAGAAACTAGGTGCGATCGCATCTTCCAACACGCCTAAATTCTTACAATTCTTCCAAAAACTGCCTCTCTACGTCTCAAATGGTTGGCAGTTCCTGCGGTTATACCTAATGAAGCCCATTGAGACGGCTTCTCTACAAGGGGTTGCCCGCTAA
- a CDS encoding GNAT family N-acetyltransferase, giving the protein MNSSTMKVSIKAFERTSGIPGEVRYELSQGDILIGIASISTTPESYFLHFITVMPDDRGKGYGSLMLQTICDRFNDKPIHLELDASSPLGVDKLRAWYEKHGFVYLGGENMVRDASPLCKHFKPLWSH; this is encoded by the coding sequence ATGAATAGTTCCACCATGAAAGTATCGATTAAAGCTTTTGAACGAACTAGCGGTATTCCCGGAGAAGTTCGGTATGAGTTGTCCCAAGGAGACATTCTGATTGGTATTGCCTCAATTTCGACAACGCCAGAATCTTACTTTCTCCACTTTATTACTGTGATGCCAGATGATCGAGGAAAGGGATATGGTTCGCTCATGCTGCAAACCATCTGCGACAGATTTAATGATAAACCCATCCACTTAGAACTTGATGCCTCTAGTCCCTTAGGAGTCGATAAGTTGAGAGCGTGGTACGAAAAGCATGGGTTTGTTTATCTGGGTGGTGAGAATATGGTGCGAGATGCATCTCCCCTTTGCAAACACTTCAAGCCACTATGGTCTCATTGA
- a CDS encoding glycosyltransferase family 39 protein produces the protein MLKTFLSSRWFHPLLLLVWMVIGAGLRFLALTGKPPWTDEFATLVFSLGNSFQPVPLDQAMPLATLLQPLQPNPSVGASQVIHRLVTEDHHPPLYFVLAHWWMQLFPNSGGYVSLWAARSLPALLGVVSIPAVYGLGWLAFRSCLVAQLAAAMMAVSPYGVFLTQEARHYGLGILWVIASLCCLVIAVQHLQRRTPLPIGVAFCWVVVNALGMATHYFFCLTLCAEAIALVGFWFLGSPLAPRVGKGFPIPNCLWLRIYAVAAGTGVGCLVWVPVWRMSYDSQMTQWIMSDERSLLALLNPIFQSLAAWITMLALLPVESPRLLVVITSGLVMLIFFVWAVPIVYRGFKAQLELPQTRWTTGILAGFVLGAIALFFGITYGLGTDLTRGARYNFVYFPGVIVLLGAALAITWNTPKRGKSSAFKKDNPTSHLLEGEWKDQELATKQEWKSFTLTESEKFSSSPHSPVPWRSTGKVAVALIWLMGFFSGITVISNLGYQKYYRPDLLVPVIQKASSAPILMATTHNTLVQTGEMMGLAWEFKRATDVQKSRLKPQFLLAHQAQEQCVMVEESANAQDTEPGEEIACRASTTLGKALAQLPRPLDLWLVNFKAPLVPEPPNCFAEDITQYQSSVNGYTTRLYHCLAEDSQSAQNL, from the coding sequence TTGTTGAAAACTTTCCTTTCGTCGCGCTGGTTCCACCCACTGCTGTTGTTGGTGTGGATGGTCATTGGTGCAGGCTTACGCTTTCTTGCGCTCACGGGAAAGCCACCTTGGACTGATGAGTTTGCCACTCTCGTGTTTAGCTTGGGCAATAGTTTTCAACCGGTACCCCTCGACCAGGCCATGCCTCTGGCGACTCTCTTGCAGCCCCTACAACCCAACCCATCGGTGGGGGCGTCGCAGGTAATTCATCGCTTAGTTACAGAAGACCACCATCCTCCCCTCTATTTTGTGCTGGCTCACTGGTGGATGCAGTTGTTCCCCAACTCAGGCGGGTATGTTTCCCTGTGGGCGGCGCGATCGCTTCCTGCCCTTTTGGGTGTGGTATCCATTCCAGCGGTTTATGGCTTGGGCTGGTTAGCCTTTCGCTCATGCTTGGTGGCTCAACTAGCAGCCGCCATGATGGCGGTTTCACCCTATGGCGTCTTTCTCACCCAAGAAGCTCGTCATTATGGTTTAGGGATTCTCTGGGTGATTGCCTCGTTATGTTGCCTGGTGATTGCCGTACAACATCTCCAACGTCGGACGCCTCTACCCATAGGGGTAGCTTTCTGCTGGGTGGTGGTTAATGCCTTAGGCATGGCCACCCACTACTTTTTTTGCCTCACGCTCTGTGCCGAAGCGATCGCTCTCGTCGGATTTTGGTTTCTGGGCAGTCCCTTGGCTCCAAGAGTAGGAAAAGGATTTCCCATTCCCAATTGCCTTTGGTTGCGAATTTACGCTGTCGCGGCTGGTACAGGGGTGGGCTGTTTAGTTTGGGTACCCGTATGGCGGATGAGTTACGACTCTCAGATGACTCAATGGATTATGAGCGACGAGCGCAGCCTGTTAGCCTTGCTCAACCCCATCTTTCAGTCGCTGGCGGCTTGGATTACGATGCTAGCGTTACTGCCTGTAGAGTCGCCAAGACTCCTAGTGGTCATTACCTCTGGACTGGTGATGCTGATATTTTTCGTCTGGGCTGTGCCTATTGTTTATCGGGGATTTAAAGCTCAATTAGAACTGCCGCAGACTCGCTGGACAACTGGGATTTTAGCGGGCTTTGTTTTAGGTGCGATCGCGCTATTTTTCGGGATTACCTATGGCCTAGGTACGGATCTGACACGAGGGGCACGATATAACTTTGTTTACTTCCCTGGCGTCATCGTCCTGTTGGGAGCCGCACTCGCCATCACTTGGAATACGCCTAAAAGAGGGAAATCCTCTGCATTTAAAAAGGACAATCCCACCTCACACCTCCTAGAAGGGGAATGGAAAGATCAGGAACTAGCAACAAAACAGGAGTGGAAAAGTTTCACGCTCACAGAGTCAGAGAAATTCTCCTCATCCCCCCACTCTCCAGTCCCTTGGAGAAGCACGGGTAAAGTCGCAGTTGCACTGATCTGGTTGATGGGTTTTTTCAGCGGCATCACCGTCATCAGCAATTTAGGTTATCAAAAATACTACCGTCCTGACCTTTTGGTGCCTGTGATTCAAAAAGCATCTTCAGCACCAATACTTATGGCTACAACCCACAATACCCTCGTCCAAACGGGTGAAATGATGGGGCTGGCTTGGGAGTTCAAACGTGCTACGGATGTCCAAAAGTCACGCCTTAAGCCACAGTTTCTTTTGGCACATCAAGCACAAGAACAATGTGTGATGGTCGAGGAAAGCGCCAACGCCCAAGACACAGAACCGGGAGAAGAGATAGCCTGTCGTGCCTCTACAACGTTGGGAAAAGCGCTCGCCCAACTCCCGCGTCCTTTAGATTTATGGCTCGTAAATTTCAAAGCTCCACTCGTCCCAGAACCCCCCAACTGTTTTGCAGAGGATATCACCCAATACCAGAGTTCCGTCAATGGCTACACGACTCGACTGTATCACTGTCTGGCTGAAGATTCTCAATCTGCCCAGAACCTTTAA